A genomic window from Brassica oleracea var. oleracea cultivar TO1000 chromosome C8, BOL, whole genome shotgun sequence includes:
- the LOC106308011 gene encoding 60S ribosomal protein L26-1, whose amino-acid sequence MKYNPRVTSSRRKNRKAHFTASSSERRVIMSSPLSTDLRQKYNVRSMPIRKDDEVQIVRGTYKGREGKVVQVYRRKWVIHIERITREKVNGTTVNVGVQPSKVVITKLRLDKDRKSLLERKAKGRAAADKDKGTKFTAEDVMQNVD is encoded by the coding sequence ATGAAGTACAACCCAAGAGTCACCTCCTCTCGCAGGAAGAACCGCAAGGCTCACTTCACAGCCTCATCCAGCGAGAGGCGCGTCATCATGAGCTCACCGCTCTCCACCGACCTTCGCCAAAAGTACAACGTCAGATCCATGCCCATCCGCAAGGACGACGAGGTTCAGATCGTTCGTGGGACCTACAAGGGACGTGAAGGAAAGGTCGTCCAGGTGTACCGTCGCAAGTGGGTGATTCACATCGAGAGGATCACGAGGGAGAAGGTGAACGGAACCACCGTGAACGTCGGTGTTCAGCCGTCGAAAGTGGTGATTACGAAGCTTCGTCTTGATAAGGACAGGAAGTCGCTTTTGGAGAGGAAGGCGAAGGGACGTGCTGCTGCTGATAAGGACAAGGGGACCAAGTTCACTGCTGAGGATGTTATGCAGAACGTTGATTAA
- the LOC106310475 gene encoding LOB domain-containing protein 38-like encodes MSCNGCRVLRKGCSESCILRPCIQWIESAEAQGHATVFVAKFFGRAGLMSFISSVPESQSPALFQSLLYEACGRTVNPVNGAVGLLWTGNWNICQAAVETVLRGGSSRPIPELLTRDAGFGGFPSPTSDEASEMLNDSGDRSAYHHCRFSSSRTRPTTSPPKRKRLASEQQQRPSSKLDLSLLPTFPIKTTPLKEETVRPETPSMYSGESVTTTPFMDNIAGERFVRVGGETTKLLNLFA; translated from the exons ATGAGTTGCAATGGTTGTCGCGTGCTTCGAAAAGGTTGCAGCGAGAGTTGCATCCTCCGTCCTTGCATCCAATGGATCGAATCCGCCGAAGCTCAAGGCCATGCCACCGTATTCGTCGCTAAGTTTTTCGGCCGTGCCGGTTTAATGTCATTCATCTCCTCCGTACCGGAATCTCAAAGCCCTG CTTTGTTCCAGTCCTTGCTCTATGAAGCTTGTGGGAGAACTGTGAACCCAGTAAACGGCGCCGTTGGGTTGTTGTGGACAGGGAACTGGAATATCTGTCAAGCCGCGGTTGAGACTGTTCTTCGCGGCGGTTCTTCGAGACCCATCCCGGAGCTTCTAACACGTGACGCCGGATTTGGTGGGTTTCCTTCTCCAACTTCCGACGAAGCATCGGAGATGTTGAATGATTCCGGTGACAGGAGTGCCTACCACCACTGCCGATTCTCGAGCTCTAGAACCAGGCCTACGACTTCTCCGCCTAAACGGAAACGATTAGCGTCAGAACAACAACAACGACCATCGTCGAAGCTAGATCTCTCTCTACTACCTACTTTCCCGATCAAAACGACACCGCTTAAGGAGGAAACGGTACGACCCGAAACACCGTCTATGTACTCAGGGGAATCCGTTACAACGACGCCGTTTATGGACAACATCGCTGGTGAAAGATTCGTACGCGTAGGAGGAGAAACTACAAAGTTGCTCAACCTTTTCGCTTGA